The following are encoded in a window of Gossypium raimondii isolate GPD5lz chromosome 13, ASM2569854v1, whole genome shotgun sequence genomic DNA:
- the LOC105783412 gene encoding probable serine/threonine-protein kinase PBL17, producing MGTCFSIEEEPHRSLSNPPDGGRKTSASSRKEEMANSPITKTPSFIALTAKDVKDLRQNPGYSNVDIFSYQEMRLATKQFRPDYILGDGGFGVVYKGVIDENVRPAYKSTAVAVKELNPDGFQGDREWLAEVNYLGQLSHPNLVKLIGYCCEDEHRLLVYEYMASGSLEKHLFRRVGCSLTWSKRMKIALDAAKGLAFLHDAERPIIYRDFKTSNILLDEDFNAKLSDFGLAKEGPMGDKTHVSTRVMGTYGYAAPEYVMTGHLTARSDVYGFGVVLLEMLLGRRAMDKSRPSREHNLVEWARPLLIRNKKLMRILDPRMEGQYSARTAMKVANLAYQCLSPNPKGRPVMNQVVELLETFQTKARDEETMINSGGGGITLYEAPSKSSPHSRNPARSESHRETSAAQGSKLENERSKSEPPKEVDL from the exons ATGGGGACTTGTTTTAGCATTGAAGAAGAGCCGCACAGATCTCTCAGCAACCCTCCAG ATGGAGGACGTAAAACTTCTGCATcctcaagaaaagaagaaatggcGAACTcacctataaccaaaaccccaAGCTTCATTGCTTTGACAGCTAAGGATGTCAAAGATCTACGGCAGAATCCCGGATATAGCAATGTTGATATATTCTCATATCAAGAGATGAGGTTAGCTACAAAGCAATTTCGGCCAGACTATATTCTCGGTGATGGTGGCTTTGGGGTTGTTTACAAAGGAGTAATAGATGAGAATGTGAGACCTGCTTACAAATCTACAGCTGTTGCTGTCAAGGAGCTTAATCCTGACGGGTTCCAAGGTGACAGAGAATGGCTG GCTGAAGTCAACTATTTAGGGCAACTTAGCCATCCAAATCTTGTGAAGCTCATTGGATATTGCTGTGAGGATGAACATCGGCTGCTTGTCTATGAATACATGGCAAGTGGAAGCCTCGAAAAACATCTTTTTCGGA GGGTTGGTTGTAGTTTGACATGGTCAAAAAGAATGAAGATTGCTTTAGATGCAGCAAAAGGTCTTGCTTTTCTCCATGATGCAGAACGACCCATCATATACCGTGATTTCAAGACATCAAACATCTTGCTAGATGAG GACTTCAATGCAAAGCTCTCGGACTTTGGACTCGCGAAGGAGGGACCGATGGGAGACAAAACCCATGTGTCAACACGAGTGATGGGCACATATGGATATGCTGCTCCCGAATATGTGATGACCg GCCATTTAACGGCAAGAAGTGATGTTTACGGATTTGGAGTAGTGTTACTCGAAATGCTCCTTGGAAGGAGAGCAATGGACAAGAGCAGGCCTAGTCGAGAACATAACCTAGTCGAGTGGGCTCGTCCTCTCTTAATCCGTAACAAGAAGCTTATGAGGATCTTAGACCCTAGAATGGAAGGTCAGTACTCAGCTAGAACTGCAATGAAGGTAGCCAATTTAGCATACCAATGCCTTAGCCCAAACCCAAAAGGGAGGCCTGTAATGAACCAAGTGGTCGAACTACTCGAGACTTTCCAGACAAAAGCAAGAGATGAAGAGACAATGATTAACAGCGGGGGCGGTGGCATAACCCTATACGAAGCTCCCAGTAAGTCATCACCTCACTCCCGGAACCCCGCGAGAAGCGAAAGTCACAGGGAAACGAGTGCAGCACAAGGAAGCAAACTGGAAAACGAAAGAAGCAAGAGTGAACCTCCGAAAGAGGTTGATCTTTAA
- the LOC105781247 gene encoding tetraspanin-8, with translation MPQTSNNIVGFVNLLSFLISIPMVIVGVSMSQGSAEECYQVMAKPMIIIGGFFMFFSLVGIIGACCNVTFLLIVYLILMMFVIIVGIIFSMITMIATSKGAEEVKTREGYKEYRLPDDPNWLAMAILKEKSWESIKSCLTVPEHNVCTDLKERQINSTATELDQNELTPIQSGCCKPPSECGFVYGGMTTWTKNNGGSSKNNDCNLWNNDNKTLCFDCQSCKAGVIYGVKDSRRKSSVVNIVFCIFIVVFYFISICALGNSAKHG, from the exons ATGCCGCAGACAAGCAACAACATCGTCGGCTTCGTCAACCTCCTTTCATTCCTTATCTCGATCCCGATGGTCATCGTCGGCGTGTCAATGAGCCAAGGGAGTGCAGAGGAATGTTATCAAGTGATGGCTAAGCCAATGATCATAATCGGAGGTTTCTTCATGTTTTTTTCTCTGGTGGGTATAATCGGCGCGTGTTGCAACGTGACGTTCTTGCTTATTGTTTACCTTATCCTCATGATGTTCGTTATCATCGTCGGCATCATCTTCTCTATGATTACGATGATAGCGACGAGTAAAGGGGCGGAGGAAGTGAAAACCAGAGAGGGTTATAAGGAATATCGACTTCCCGATGACCCTAATTGGTTGGCTATggcaattttaaaagaaaagagctGGGAAAGTATTAAGAGTTGTTTAACTGTGCCTGAACATAATGTTTGTACTGACTTAAAAGAAAGACAAATTAATAGTACTGCCACGGAATTAGACCAGAATGAGTTAACTCCTATTCAG TCAGGTTGTTGTAAGCCACCGAGCGAATGTGGGTTCGTATATGGCGGAATGACGACGTGGACGAAAAACAACGGTGGATCATCGAAGAACAATGATTGTAATCTATGGAATAACGACAACAAGACACTGTGCTTCGACTGCCAGTCATGCAAGGCCGGCGTCATATACGGCGTCAAAGATTCTCGGAGGAAATCGTCGGTCGTTAACATCGTGTTCTGCATCTTCATCGtcgttttctattttattagtatttgtGCTTTAGGGAACTCTGCCAAACATGGTTGA